One Hymenobacter volaticus DNA window includes the following coding sequences:
- a CDS encoding MBL fold metallo-hydrolase has product MLQLVPPPAGVTIRMYRSGGLGDCFLLAFAGPAATPCYVLIDCGVFYRTPGAEPRMQRIAADIEAATGGRVDVLVATHEHWDHLSGFSFAQDVFKRLHVSEVWVAWTEDPQHPLARQLQQRHQQALTALAAATQRLQAANDPRAADLQQMLAFHGPFAADAAASTREQLQFVQTLGPVRYCRPGQPPLSLPTASGVKAYVLGPPEDETLLKRSNPRRGQVYEQPKPFGAADTHGGAQPGSFYAAALAGPSAVDAPFNLPFVLPLAELADPTSQPAHAEFFRTRYGFTNAPGSAAWRRIDQDWLGVAEHLALDMDDDTNNTSLVLAFELPDGRVLLFPGDAQAGNWLSWASVQWQAKEQVITGQDLLRRVAVYKVGHHGSHNATLAAQGLELMERDDLIALLPVDEAQAKQKNWKMPFGPLYERLQAKTGGRVVRADAGIPDRPIGVADSRWQQFLSQVRADASAEQLWVEVDILA; this is encoded by the coding sequence ATGCTACAGCTAGTACCTCCGCCTGCGGGCGTCACCATCCGCATGTACCGATCTGGTGGCTTAGGCGACTGCTTTCTGCTGGCCTTTGCTGGCCCGGCCGCCACGCCCTGCTACGTGCTGATTGATTGCGGCGTGTTTTACAGAACCCCCGGTGCTGAGCCCCGCATGCAGCGCATCGCCGCTGACATCGAGGCGGCCACCGGCGGCCGCGTGGACGTTCTGGTCGCCACGCACGAGCACTGGGACCACCTCTCAGGGTTCAGCTTTGCCCAGGACGTGTTTAAGCGCCTGCACGTCAGCGAGGTGTGGGTAGCCTGGACGGAAGACCCGCAGCATCCGCTGGCCCGCCAGTTGCAGCAACGCCACCAGCAGGCGCTGACGGCTCTGGCAGCCGCCACGCAGCGCCTGCAGGCGGCAAACGATCCACGGGCGGCGGACCTGCAACAGATGCTGGCCTTTCACGGCCCCTTCGCGGCCGATGCCGCCGCCAGCACTCGCGAACAACTGCAGTTTGTGCAGACGCTGGGGCCGGTCCGCTATTGCCGACCGGGCCAGCCGCCGCTTTCCCTACCCACGGCGTCGGGCGTAAAAGCCTATGTGCTGGGGCCGCCCGAAGACGAAACCCTGCTCAAACGCTCCAACCCGCGGCGCGGCCAGGTGTACGAACAGCCGAAGCCCTTTGGCGCGGCCGACACACACGGCGGGGCGCAACCCGGTAGCTTCTACGCCGCGGCGCTGGCTGGGCCGTCGGCGGTGGACGCGCCGTTCAACCTGCCCTTCGTGCTGCCCTTAGCGGAACTGGCCGATCCGACCAGCCAGCCCGCGCACGCGGAGTTCTTCCGCACTCGGTACGGCTTTACCAACGCGCCAGGCAGTGCCGCCTGGCGGCGCATCGACCAAGACTGGCTGGGAGTTGCCGAGCACCTGGCGCTGGACATGGACGACGACACCAACAACACCAGCTTGGTACTTGCGTTTGAACTGCCCGATGGCCGGGTCCTGCTGTTTCCAGGAGATGCACAGGCTGGCAACTGGCTGTCCTGGGCCTCGGTGCAGTGGCAAGCCAAGGAGCAAGTCATCACCGGGCAGGATCTACTGCGGCGGGTGGCCGTGTACAAAGTAGGCCACCACGGCAGCCACAACGCCACCCTGGCGGCGCAGGGCTTGGAGCTCATGGAGCGCGACGACCTGATTGCCCTGCTGCCCGTGGACGAAGCCCAGGCCAAGCAGAAGAACTGGAAAATGCCCTTTGGTCCGTTGTATGAGCGCCTACAGGCCAAAACCGGCGGCCGCGTGGTGCGCGCGGACGCGGGCATACCCGACCGGCCGATAGGTGTTGCGGATAGCCGGTGGCAGCAGTTCCTGAGCCAGGTGCGGGCCGATGCCAGTGCAGAGCAGTTATGGGTGGAGGTGGACATTCTGGCCTGA
- a CDS encoding Mov34/MPN/PAD-1 family protein, which produces MLPSAFYAYEASDFAAPLKVSFRSTVLGQSVWVASEAPDGQPAPLTSFVYTATPQVHGMIQLQPRTIAELQTYLSSGDTQFTKALRQHLRVLQETSGFDSTQQLLLIIRLPKIRTATSGVENMEVWAFVSEGTLAELGVDLGIWAVHDGTLAHLLPAEVTRTGQQSPLSLLSPVRALTREWVAAYNGLQPTTTRYVAVGAGSLGSQVVNNLVRAGQGNWAWLDEDQYLPHNAARHYLPGNLIGLGKAQAMVSLLKHTFEQADLQAIAANVLRPATPPVTDAYAGAEVLLDMSASVAVARHLTLGVDSPARRLSLFLNPAGTDVVLLAEPQDRSLRLDQLEMAYYRALVRQPELQQHLLAHGQPIRYSHACRDVSVQLPQEQVALHAAIGARAVRSAVAEPGARMKIWHAHSDLTVSSYDLEVPAFSEVAAGSWTVVLPQPVVQDLRAQRRQRLPNETGGALVGVFDTQYRRVYIVDHIPSPVDSQEQPTGYERGLAGVKQELDRIRTCTGGQVVYVGEWHSHPDGYSVRPSTDDEDQFAWLQHEREADGLPAVMAIVGDRGITGWYVSDLATGRGCTT; this is translated from the coding sequence GTGCTACCGAGTGCTTTCTACGCGTATGAGGCGTCAGACTTTGCTGCACCGCTTAAAGTAAGCTTCAGAAGCACGGTCCTAGGACAAAGCGTCTGGGTCGCTTCGGAGGCACCGGATGGCCAGCCGGCCCCACTGACCAGCTTCGTCTACACGGCCACGCCGCAGGTACACGGGATGATTCAGTTGCAGCCCCGTACCATCGCAGAGCTGCAAACCTATCTCTCGTCGGGTGACACTCAGTTTACCAAGGCCTTGCGCCAACATCTGAGGGTGCTGCAAGAAACGTCCGGCTTTGACAGCACTCAACAACTGTTGCTTATTATTCGGCTGCCCAAAATTCGTACGGCTACCAGCGGCGTGGAGAATATGGAAGTATGGGCGTTCGTTTCCGAGGGAACACTGGCCGAGCTCGGTGTAGACCTGGGGATCTGGGCCGTACACGACGGGACCCTGGCTCATTTGCTTCCCGCCGAGGTAACACGTACAGGGCAGCAAAGCCCGCTGAGCTTGCTCAGTCCAGTACGCGCCCTGACCCGGGAGTGGGTCGCCGCCTACAACGGCCTGCAGCCCACCACGACGCGGTATGTAGCCGTGGGCGCCGGCAGCCTGGGGTCCCAAGTCGTCAACAACCTGGTGCGGGCCGGCCAGGGCAACTGGGCGTGGCTGGATGAAGACCAGTACCTGCCTCACAACGCGGCACGGCACTACCTGCCCGGTAATTTAATCGGTCTGGGGAAAGCGCAAGCCATGGTGTCGTTGCTGAAACACACGTTCGAGCAAGCCGACCTGCAAGCCATTGCCGCCAACGTATTGCGGCCGGCGACCCCGCCGGTGACGGACGCGTATGCCGGCGCGGAGGTTTTGCTGGACATGTCCGCTTCCGTTGCCGTGGCCCGGCACCTGACCCTGGGCGTGGATAGCCCAGCCCGCCGCCTGTCGCTGTTTCTAAATCCGGCGGGCACCGATGTGGTGCTGCTGGCCGAGCCGCAGGACCGCTCGCTGCGCCTCGACCAGTTGGAAATGGCCTACTACCGGGCCTTGGTGCGCCAACCAGAGCTACAGCAGCACCTGCTAGCTCATGGCCAACCGATTCGCTACTCGCACGCCTGCCGAGACGTGTCGGTGCAGCTGCCGCAGGAGCAGGTCGCGCTGCACGCGGCCATCGGCGCCCGCGCCGTTCGCAGCGCGGTGGCCGAGCCCGGCGCCCGGATGAAAATCTGGCACGCGCACTCCGACCTGACGGTTTCCAGCTATGACCTGGAGGTGCCGGCGTTCAGCGAAGTGGCAGCCGGCAGCTGGACGGTGGTCTTGCCGCAACCCGTGGTGCAGGACCTGCGCGCGCAGCGCCGCCAGCGCTTGCCCAACGAAACTGGCGGGGCACTGGTCGGCGTGTTCGACACGCAGTACCGCCGGGTCTACATCGTCGACCACATCCCCTCCCCGGTGGACAGCCAGGAACAGCCCACGGGCTACGAGCGGGGACTCGCGGGGGTAAAACAGGAGTTGGACCGCATCAGGACCTGCACCGGGGGCCAGGTCGTGTACGTGGGCGAGTGGCATTCGCACCCGGACGGGTATTCGGTACGGCCCAGCACGGACGACGAGGACCAGTTTGCGTGGCTGCAGCACGAGCGCGAAGCCGATGGGCTCCCCGCCGTCATGGCCATTGTCGGCGACCGGGGCATCACCGGCTGGTACGTGTCCGATCTAGCCACGGGGCGGGGGTGCACCACTTGA